In the Sulfurospirillum tamanense genome, one interval contains:
- a CDS encoding DUF2603 domain-containing protein, producing MSETKKNLPLHEAIEAIAKRIGMDGNGEKTVFEIVETDDPNQKTLKLKSGSWEGAEPWFAIDNKQKLYTLVSIESLTRMVEGLRRTQQENFNLKLEKTIWQHIPVDFHDVWTVAMDEIRALASQSKDTKAINVDLDRLVGNIKKQHPSLFVNLKDFMNASQGHA from the coding sequence ATGAGTGAAACAAAGAAAAACCTTCCCTTGCATGAAGCCATCGAAGCCATCGCCAAACGCATCGGCATGGACGGTAATGGCGAAAAAACGGTATTTGAGATTGTAGAGACCGATGACCCAAACCAAAAAACCCTGAAGCTCAAAAGCGGCAGTTGGGAGGGGGCGGAGCCGTGGTTTGCCATCGATAACAAGCAAAAGCTCTACACCCTTGTGTCTATCGAGTCGTTGACACGGATGGTGGAAGGCTTGCGCCGCACCCAGCAAGAAAACTTTAACCTCAAGCTTGAAAAGACCATTTGGCAACACATCCCTGTGGATTTTCACGACGTGTGGACGGTGGCGATGGATGAGATTCGCGCCCTTGCAAGTCAGTCTAAAGACACCAAGGCCATTAACGTAGACCTCGACAGACTGGTGGGAAATATCAAAAAACAACACCCCAGTTTGTTTGTAAACCTAAAAGATTTTATGAACGCTAGCCAAGGCCACGCATGA
- the argF gene encoding ornithine carbamoyltransferase has translation MRHFLTLKDFTKDEILEMLSLAEEIKAQTKAGHHEPYLNGQVLGMIFEKSSTRTRVSFEVGIHQLGGKGLFLSANDLQLGRGEPMKDTARVIGRMVDLVMIRTFSQSTLEEFARYSNAPVISGLSDMYHPVQIMADYLTMQEYSRVENPVVAYVGDGNNIVHSWMMLASKLGFTLRVATPKGYEPDAQVTQDALVFAAQSGAVIELMNDPNKAVEGADVVTTDTWVSMGQEAEKEKRLRDFQGFMVDDAMMARAKAGAMFLHCLPAYRDYEVSEAVFEAHADEIFDEAENRLHAQKGIMVWLDRQKKE, from the coding sequence ATGAGACATTTTTTGACGTTAAAAGATTTTACCAAAGACGAAATTTTAGAGATGTTAAGTCTCGCGGAAGAGATTAAAGCCCAAACCAAGGCAGGCCACCATGAGCCTTATCTTAACGGGCAGGTTTTGGGGATGATTTTTGAAAAAAGCTCCACACGAACCCGTGTGAGTTTTGAAGTGGGCATCCACCAACTTGGAGGCAAGGGACTCTTTCTCTCGGCCAATGACTTGCAACTTGGACGCGGGGAACCCATGAAAGACACGGCGCGCGTCATCGGGCGCATGGTCGACTTGGTGATGATTCGTACCTTTTCTCAAAGCACCCTTGAAGAGTTTGCGCGCTACTCTAACGCCCCTGTCATTAGCGGCCTTAGCGACATGTACCATCCTGTGCAAATCATGGCAGATTACCTCACCATGCAAGAGTACTCTAGGGTAGAAAACCCCGTGGTCGCGTACGTAGGAGATGGCAACAACATCGTCCATTCGTGGATGATGCTCGCTTCCAAGCTGGGCTTTACCCTGCGTGTGGCTACCCCTAAGGGCTACGAACCTGATGCCCAAGTCACCCAAGATGCGCTAGTCTTTGCAGCCCAAAGTGGCGCGGTGATTGAGCTGATGAATGACCCCAACAAAGCCGTAGAAGGCGCGGATGTGGTGACCACAGACACGTGGGTTTCCATGGGGCAAGAAGCCGAAAAAGAGAAACGCTTGCGGGATTTCCAAGGGTTCATGGTCGATGATGCGATGATGGCGCGTGCCAAAGCGGGCGCGATGTTCTTGCACTGCTTGCCCGCGTACCGCGACTATGAGGTAAGCGAAGCGGTGTTTGAAGCCCACGCTGATGAGATTTTTGATGAGGCGGAAAACCGCTTGCATGCCCAAAAGGGCATCATGGTGTGGTTGGATCGCCAGAAAAAGGAGTAA
- the hemB gene encoding porphobilinogen synthase, which translates to MFKRFRRLRLHPASRAMVQETKLSCDDLIYPLFVREGEGIKTEVASMPGVFQMSLDVVLEECKGLEALGIKSIMLFGIPSTKDSIGSDALCEHGIMAKAVRAIKAACPSLFVITDLCFCEYTDHGHCGILDVKRESVDNDATLEILAQQALIHARAGVDMLAPSGMMDGTIAMLRDALDGAGFENLPLMSYSTKFASAYYGPFRDVAESAPSFGDRRSYQMDPANRREAVAESVEDELQGADVLMVKPALAYLDIIREVKNATSLPLCVYNVSGEYAMLKAAAKAGVIDYDRVMMETMLGFKRAGADMIITYHAKEVAALLRP; encoded by the coding sequence ATGTTTAAAAGATTTAGGCGCTTACGGCTCCACCCAGCCTCACGTGCGATGGTGCAAGAGACAAAGCTAAGTTGCGATGATTTAATCTACCCGCTTTTTGTCCGCGAAGGCGAAGGCATTAAAACCGAAGTGGCTTCCATGCCCGGCGTGTTTCAGATGAGCCTAGACGTGGTGCTAGAAGAGTGCAAGGGGCTTGAAGCCCTTGGCATTAAAAGCATTATGCTCTTTGGGATTCCTAGCACCAAAGACAGCATCGGGAGCGACGCGCTGTGCGAACATGGCATCATGGCCAAGGCAGTGCGCGCTATCAAGGCGGCGTGTCCGTCGTTGTTTGTTATCACCGATTTGTGCTTTTGCGAGTACACCGACCACGGGCATTGCGGCATCTTGGACGTCAAGCGCGAGAGCGTGGACAACGATGCGACCTTGGAGATTTTAGCCCAGCAAGCCCTCATTCATGCCCGCGCTGGCGTGGACATGCTCGCCCCTAGCGGGATGATGGACGGCACCATTGCCATGCTGCGCGATGCCCTTGATGGGGCAGGGTTTGAGAACTTACCGCTCATGAGTTACTCGACCAAATTTGCCAGTGCCTACTACGGGCCGTTTCGCGACGTGGCCGAGTCTGCGCCTAGTTTTGGGGATCGTCGCAGTTATCAGATGGACCCTGCGAACCGCCGTGAAGCGGTGGCCGAGTCGGTGGAAGATGAGCTACAAGGGGCGGATGTGCTCATGGTCAAGCCCGCACTAGCGTACCTTGACATCATTCGCGAAGTGAAAAACGCCACGTCGTTGCCTCTGTGCGTGTATAATGTCAGTGGCGAATACGCCATGCTCAAAGCCGCGGCCAAAGCAGGGGTCATCGACTACGACCGTGTGATGATGGAGACCATGCTGGGTTTCAAGCGCGCGGGAGCAGACATGATTATCACCTACCACGCCAAAGAAGTAGCGGCATTGTTGCGCCCATAA
- the ribA gene encoding GTP cyclohydrolase II produces MNIEISEVANLPSRFGTFKIQTFKEGPKEHLVIFKEPLSAEPVVRIHSECLTGDAIGSLKCDCRDQLEASLACIEKEGGMVIYLRQEGRNIGLLNKVNAYALQDKGFDTVEANHQLGFEADERTYEVVETILKHFNITAIQLLTNNPKKLQGLKNITITKRLPIIILSNPHNKGYLKVKQEQMGHLL; encoded by the coding sequence ATGAATATTGAGATTTCCGAAGTTGCCAATCTCCCCTCACGTTTTGGCACCTTTAAAATTCAAACCTTCAAAGAAGGCCCTAAAGAACATCTTGTCATTTTCAAAGAACCTTTAAGCGCTGAACCCGTGGTGCGCATTCACAGCGAATGCCTCACAGGAGATGCCATTGGGAGTTTAAAATGCGATTGCCGGGACCAACTTGAAGCTTCGTTAGCATGCATTGAAAAAGAAGGAGGGATGGTCATTTACCTGCGTCAAGAAGGGCGCAACATCGGCCTTTTAAACAAGGTCAACGCCTACGCCCTCCAAGACAAGGGATTTGACACGGTAGAGGCTAACCACCAACTGGGCTTTGAGGCGGATGAGCGCACCTACGAAGTGGTGGAAACCATCCTAAAACACTTTAACATCACAGCCATTCAACTGCTCACCAACAACCCTAAAAAGCTTCAAGGGCTGAAAAATATCACCATCACCAAGCGCCTACCCATCATCATCCTCTCCAACCCCCACAACAAGGGCTATTTGAAGGTCAAACAAGAACAGATGGGCCACTTGCTTTAG
- a CDS encoding universal stress protein, with the protein MPLAFKQTILACVDGSTYSEAVRDFGVLFAKTTQTPLTLFNTIENPKTGGNTDLSGNITLGGRDDLLDALVEEERAKSKVMIDFGREMLERLKEGVEEGVEVASLQRHGSLYENVQDLEAQTRMLILGLSGQDHEGQERVVGEQVEEVIRSLHVPILLVNAPFKEPRKVMIAYDGSKSAKKALETVAQTPLLKAVERHIVCVESSIKKAQETLESAKPLMAGVEGKVHFVALEGEAVESLLGYQAKENMELIAMGAFSHNRLRDKLFGSFTAKMIARAGVPLLLLR; encoded by the coding sequence ATGCCACTAGCATTTAAACAAACCATTTTAGCCTGCGTAGACGGCTCAACTTACAGCGAAGCCGTACGGGATTTTGGCGTACTGTTTGCCAAAACAACCCAAACTCCGTTGACCTTGTTTAACACCATTGAAAACCCAAAAACAGGGGGAAATACAGACCTTTCAGGAAACATCACCCTGGGCGGGCGTGATGACCTTTTGGACGCCCTCGTCGAAGAAGAGCGCGCCAAAAGCAAGGTCATGATAGATTTTGGCAGAGAAATGCTTGAACGCCTAAAGGAAGGCGTTGAAGAAGGTGTTGAGGTGGCCTCGTTGCAACGCCACGGAAGCCTCTATGAAAACGTTCAAGACCTAGAAGCCCAAACGCGCATGCTTATTTTAGGCCTCAGCGGTCAAGACCACGAGGGGCAAGAACGGGTCGTGGGTGAGCAAGTAGAAGAGGTGATTCGCTCTTTACATGTACCGATTTTGCTTGTCAATGCGCCCTTTAAAGAACCGCGTAAAGTGATGATTGCTTATGATGGGTCTAAAAGTGCTAAAAAAGCCCTTGAAACCGTTGCCCAAACCCCGTTGCTCAAAGCCGTGGAACGGCACATTGTGTGTGTGGAGAGTAGCATTAAAAAAGCTCAAGAGACCCTAGAGAGCGCCAAGCCTTTAATGGCGGGTGTCGAAGGGAAAGTGCACTTTGTGGCACTTGAGGGTGAAGCGGTGGAGAGTTTGTTGGGGTATCAGGCTAAAGAAAACATGGAGCTTATCGCCATGGGTGCTTTTAGTCATAACCGGTTGCGCGATAAACTCTTTGGCAGTTTTACGGCCAAGATGATTGCAAGAGCGGGCGTGCCCTTATTGCTCTTGCGCTAA
- a CDS encoding SulP family inorganic anion transporter — protein MLFLSTKKEWLGNIKGDVLAGLVVALALIPEAIAFSIIAGVDPKVGLYASFCIAVVTAIAGGRPAMISAATGAMALLMVTLVRDHGLEYLLAATVLTGVLQLVAGYLKLGQLMSFVPRAVVIGFVNALAILIFLAQLPELTNVTWHVYALTLVGLGIIYLFPYVPKIGKLIPSPLVTIVVLSVAVILLGLDVRTVGDMGALPDTLPVFLIPQIPLNFETLAIIFPYALSLTVVGLLESLMTATIVDDLTDSKSDKNRECKAQGLANVATGFMGGMAGCAMIGQSIINIKSGGRGRLSTLMSGVFLLLMVVFLSEYVSIIPMAALVAIMIMVAIGTFDWGSIKQLKTLPVSTSIVMVATVVVVVWSHNLAYGVLVGVLLASLFFANKISHFMYVENAYDEATNTRTYTVIGQVFFNSADKFYATFDFKEVVDTVIIDLSSAHFWDVSAVYALDKAVIKFRREGARVELVGQNDATRTIIDRFGVHDKPEEIEKIMGGH, from the coding sequence ATGCTGTTTTTATCGACAAAAAAAGAGTGGCTAGGGAATATCAAAGGCGACGTACTAGCGGGTCTAGTAGTGGCGCTTGCGCTTATTCCTGAAGCCATTGCCTTTTCGATTATTGCGGGGGTTGACCCCAAAGTTGGGTTATACGCTTCATTTTGTATCGCTGTAGTGACCGCTATTGCGGGCGGGCGTCCTGCGATGATTTCTGCGGCAACAGGCGCGATGGCGTTGTTGATGGTTACCCTTGTGCGCGACCATGGTCTTGAATACCTTCTGGCCGCCACGGTGCTCACGGGCGTGTTGCAATTAGTCGCAGGGTATTTAAAACTGGGGCAACTCATGAGCTTTGTGCCTCGCGCGGTGGTGATTGGCTTTGTGAATGCCTTGGCGATTCTCATCTTCCTTGCACAACTTCCTGAGCTTACCAATGTCACGTGGCACGTGTATGCACTTACCTTGGTAGGACTTGGTATCATCTATCTTTTCCCCTACGTGCCAAAAATCGGCAAGTTGATTCCTTCGCCTTTGGTGACTATTGTTGTGTTAAGTGTTGCAGTGATACTCCTTGGGCTTGATGTGCGCACCGTGGGCGACATGGGCGCGTTACCTGATACCTTACCTGTGTTTTTGATTCCTCAGATTCCTTTGAACTTTGAAACTTTGGCTATCATCTTCCCTTACGCCCTTTCTCTTACCGTGGTAGGGTTGCTTGAATCTTTAATGACCGCAACCATCGTGGATGATTTGACTGATAGCAAAAGTGACAAAAACCGCGAATGTAAAGCCCAAGGTCTTGCTAACGTCGCTACAGGTTTTATGGGCGGGATGGCAGGATGTGCGATGATTGGCCAGTCTATCATCAACATCAAATCAGGCGGACGTGGGCGCCTTTCGACCCTGATGTCGGGCGTGTTTTTGCTCTTGATGGTGGTGTTTTTGAGTGAGTATGTTTCCATCATTCCTATGGCAGCATTGGTGGCGATTATGATCATGGTTGCCATTGGTACCTTTGATTGGGGCTCTATTAAGCAGCTTAAAACCCTTCCTGTTTCTACCTCTATCGTCATGGTAGCAACCGTGGTCGTGGTGGTGTGGAGCCACAACCTTGCGTACGGTGTGCTTGTGGGAGTGCTACTAGCTTCGCTCTTTTTTGCCAACAAAATCAGCCACTTTATGTACGTGGAAAATGCCTATGATGAAGCAACCAACACGCGTACGTACACCGTAATAGGCCAAGTCTTTTTTAATTCCGCGGACAAATTTTACGCTACCTTTGACTTTAAAGAAGTGGTCGATACGGTCATCATCGACCTCTCAAGCGCTCACTTTTGGGATGTTTCAGCAGTGTATGCGCTGGATAAAGCGGTCATTAAGTTTCGCCGTGAGGGAGCTAGGGTAGAATTGGTTGGGCAAAACGATGCTACGCGTACCATCATTGACCGTTTTGGCGTACACGATAAGCCCGAAGAAATTGAAAAAATCATGGGAGGCCATTAA
- a CDS encoding efflux transporter outer membrane subunit yields the protein MKWHSFLIGATTLLFLSGCAQLSGPVPLAVATVQGEEKESVSSQWWEAYGDVRLNGLVEEALLYNHDLQTAAANVALASAYLSGAQAQRYPSLSGTASAGRQQTSGETASGAPQARGNAYALSAVLGYELDLWGKLKMADRSATQSLLASKASQDAVRLGLVASVVDSYFAVVALNEQKEIAARTVALREEALDIMRKKLRYGVVSEYEVLANEALVTQAKSTLESIENALVRQKSALHVLLGTAPDKLFGEEVVLERASLPDSITVPEGLPSSLLEQRPDIQAALYALRASNADIHVAKAAHFPSISLSGALGYESAALGNLVRSSANTWSLGGSLVAPLFDFGRVAAGVEQAKAAQELARLAYEQSVYRAFNEVHEALSARQSLAASREYLKTQETIQARLLELSTLRYEKGVSDYLSVLDATRSLLEAQLGVVQAQQAVLSGDISLIKALGGGWNLEDNLKLSNN from the coding sequence ATGAAGTGGCATAGTTTTTTAATAGGGGCAACAACCCTTCTTTTTTTAAGCGGTTGCGCCCAGCTTTCAGGTCCTGTGCCTTTGGCTGTTGCGACAGTCCAAGGGGAAGAAAAAGAATCTGTTTCATCGCAGTGGTGGGAGGCTTATGGGGATGTGCGGCTTAATGGGCTTGTGGAAGAAGCCCTCCTTTACAATCACGATTTACAAACAGCTGCTGCAAATGTGGCGCTAGCGAGCGCTTACCTTAGTGGTGCTCAGGCGCAACGTTATCCAAGCCTCAGCGGCACAGCCTCAGCGGGTCGTCAGCAAACCAGTGGCGAAACAGCCTCAGGTGCACCGCAAGCAAGGGGGAATGCGTATGCGTTAAGTGCCGTTCTTGGTTACGAATTAGACCTATGGGGAAAGCTTAAAATGGCCGACCGTTCCGCAACCCAGTCTCTTTTGGCTTCTAAAGCAAGCCAAGATGCGGTACGGTTGGGGCTTGTGGCGTCGGTAGTGGACAGTTATTTTGCAGTAGTGGCACTTAATGAACAAAAAGAGATTGCTGCGCGTACGGTGGCTTTGCGTGAAGAGGCCTTGGATATCATGCGTAAAAAGCTACGCTATGGCGTGGTTTCAGAGTATGAAGTGCTTGCTAATGAGGCGCTAGTAACCCAAGCAAAATCTACTTTGGAGAGTATTGAAAACGCGCTTGTGCGCCAAAAAAGTGCTTTACATGTACTGCTGGGTACTGCGCCAGACAAGCTTTTTGGCGAAGAGGTTGTGTTGGAGCGCGCGAGTTTGCCAGACTCTATCACGGTGCCTGAGGGGCTTCCTTCCTCGCTTTTAGAACAGCGCCCTGACATCCAAGCGGCACTGTATGCCTTGCGGGCCTCCAATGCCGACATCCACGTGGCAAAAGCCGCCCATTTTCCTTCCATTAGCCTCTCGGGTGCTTTGGGATACGAGAGTGCGGCCCTTGGCAACTTGGTGCGCTCTTCGGCCAACACATGGAGTCTTGGGGGTTCTTTGGTAGCGCCTTTGTTTGATTTTGGGCGTGTTGCAGCGGGTGTTGAGCAAGCAAAGGCGGCGCAAGAGTTGGCCCGCTTGGCCTATGAGCAAAGCGTGTACCGTGCGTTTAACGAAGTACACGAAGCACTAAGTGCGCGCCAAAGTCTTGCGGCTTCCAGAGAGTACCTCAAAACCCAAGAGACCATTCAGGCGCGTCTGTTGGAACTAAGTACACTGCGCTATGAAAAAGGAGTCTCAGACTACCTCAGTGTGCTGGATGCGACACGCAGTTTACTCGAAGCGCAACTGGGCGTTGTGCAAGCGCAACAAGCCGTCCTAAGCGGCGACATTTCTCTCATCAAAGCCCTAGGCGGCGGGTGGAATCTGGAAGATAACCTTAAATTAAGCAATAATTAA
- a CDS encoding efflux RND transporter permease subunit, whose product MFSKFFINRPIFATVLSIVVIIAGLMSMRILPVEEYPEVVPPQVTVSATYAGANAETIAKTVAAQIEQQINGVEDMIYMTSTASSSGQMNLNVYFEIGTDADQATINVNNRVQAALSSLPAEVQNRGVTVRKRSSAILKVIAILAEDEAFDTVTMANYALINVIDELKRVKGVGDASFFGVQDYSMRIWMQPDKLSQFNLTPSDVIGAIREQNAQFAAGRFNQMPIAGKEAFTYTVSTQGRFDDAAGFGSIIIRTNSDGSSLLLSDIARIELGSESYDVSSTLNGQPMVPIGIYLQSGANALETAKLVDAAMERISQNFPEQMTYVVPYDTTKFVEISVQEVIITFLEALVLVVGIVYLFLGNIRATIIPILAIPVSIIGAFAGMYMLGFSINLLTLFGLVLAIGIVVDDAIIVIENVERILHAHPELSVKEATVQAMQEITGPLVAIVLVLSAVFTPVAFMGGFTGQMYQQFAVTIVISVIISGMVALTLTPALCAVFLKKDQPKPFWFIRKFNQLFDASTRWFTGGVGWVVRHGIISLVIIAALMGTMYHLFTKVPTGLVPMEDKGFLLAVTSLPPAASLNRTEAVRDEISKIAVSNENIQYAISIAGFDILSGTPKTSAATTFINLQDWSKRPLAHQSSSAISGQLNGQMSQIPDAINFALNPPPINGLSLGGGFEMYIQDRTGASLKELSDIAQAVAAKANQRPELQQVRTTFDISVPQYHIELDRQKAKALGVAIGDVYAALQATFGAYYVNDFNLFGRTYKVNLQSEASYRESPEDLSNVFVRASGGELIPLGALVSYERIIGPDVVERFNAFPAAKMMGDPAPGFTSGDALHAIEAVTKEVLPEGYTVGWIGTSYQEKEMEGTGSLAFLFGAVFIFLILAAQYERWLMPLAVVSSVPFAVLGAIAAVYLRGLDNDIYFQIGLLVLMGLSAKNAILIVEFAMQAQEKGKSIYEATLEAAKLRFRPIVMTSLAFTIGVVPLAISTGAGAASRHAIGTGVIGGMILATTVALFFIPLFYSWLAKLNERFTAKKGDKHEVA is encoded by the coding sequence ATGTTTTCCAAATTTTTTATCAATCGGCCTATTTTTGCGACGGTGCTTTCCATTGTGGTAATCATCGCTGGACTCATGTCCATGCGGATTTTGCCGGTGGAAGAGTACCCCGAGGTGGTTCCACCCCAAGTGACTGTGAGCGCGACGTATGCGGGTGCAAACGCTGAAACGATTGCCAAAACGGTGGCAGCGCAGATTGAACAGCAAATTAATGGGGTGGAAGACATGATTTACATGACCTCCACCGCTTCTTCTAGCGGGCAAATGAACCTCAATGTCTATTTTGAGATTGGTACTGACGCCGACCAAGCAACCATCAATGTCAATAACCGCGTCCAAGCAGCCCTCTCTTCGTTGCCAGCAGAGGTGCAAAACCGTGGTGTAACCGTTCGCAAGCGCTCTTCAGCCATTTTAAAGGTCATCGCTATTTTGGCGGAAGATGAAGCCTTTGACACGGTGACTATGGCAAACTACGCTTTGATTAACGTGATTGACGAGCTTAAGCGCGTCAAAGGGGTGGGGGATGCTTCCTTTTTTGGTGTCCAAGATTATTCTATGCGTATTTGGATGCAACCTGACAAACTCTCCCAATTTAACCTAACGCCTTCAGATGTTATTGGGGCCATTAGGGAGCAAAACGCCCAATTTGCCGCAGGCAGGTTCAATCAGATGCCAATCGCAGGCAAAGAAGCTTTTACCTATACTGTCTCAACCCAAGGGCGTTTTGATGATGCTGCGGGATTTGGTAGCATTATTATTCGCACCAACAGCGATGGTTCGTCGCTCCTCCTTAGCGACATTGCTCGCATTGAATTAGGATCTGAGTCTTATGATGTAAGCTCTACGCTCAATGGACAGCCCATGGTGCCTATTGGTATTTATCTCCAATCAGGAGCCAATGCGCTTGAAACCGCCAAGCTTGTGGATGCAGCAATGGAGCGCATTTCTCAAAACTTCCCTGAACAAATGACTTATGTTGTTCCTTACGACACGACCAAATTTGTGGAAATATCTGTCCAAGAAGTCATCATTACTTTTCTAGAAGCTTTGGTGCTTGTTGTGGGTATCGTCTATCTGTTTTTAGGAAATATTCGTGCAACCATTATCCCTATTTTAGCCATTCCTGTTTCCATTATTGGGGCGTTTGCGGGCATGTATATGCTCGGTTTTTCCATCAACCTTTTGACCCTCTTTGGCCTCGTGTTAGCTATTGGTATCGTGGTGGATGATGCGATTATTGTCATCGAAAACGTGGAGCGGATTTTGCACGCCCATCCTGAACTGAGTGTCAAGGAGGCAACAGTTCAAGCCATGCAAGAAATCACAGGGCCATTGGTTGCGATTGTGTTGGTGCTTAGTGCCGTGTTTACACCTGTTGCTTTCATGGGTGGATTTACGGGACAGATGTACCAACAGTTTGCGGTGACGATTGTTATTTCGGTAATTATTTCAGGCATGGTGGCACTCACACTCACACCCGCACTGTGCGCGGTCTTTTTGAAAAAAGACCAACCTAAACCTTTTTGGTTTATTAGAAAATTTAACCAACTTTTTGATGCTTCTACCCGTTGGTTTACGGGTGGCGTGGGTTGGGTGGTGCGTCATGGCATCATCAGTCTTGTGATTATCGCTGCACTTATGGGGACGATGTACCATTTGTTCACAAAAGTTCCCACAGGACTTGTGCCCATGGAAGACAAGGGGTTTTTACTAGCGGTTACCTCTTTGCCTCCAGCTGCTTCTTTAAATCGAACCGAAGCTGTGCGCGACGAAATTTCTAAAATTGCTGTAAGCAATGAAAATATCCAATACGCTATTTCTATTGCAGGATTCGATATTTTAAGTGGCACACCCAAAACCAGTGCGGCGACCACCTTTATTAATCTCCAAGATTGGTCAAAGCGCCCTTTAGCACACCAGTCTTCAAGTGCTATCAGCGGACAACTTAATGGGCAAATGAGCCAAATCCCCGATGCTATCAACTTTGCCCTTAATCCTCCTCCTATTAATGGGCTAAGCTTGGGTGGTGGTTTTGAAATGTATATTCAAGACCGAACGGGTGCTTCTTTGAAAGAGCTCAGTGACATCGCCCAAGCGGTTGCAGCTAAAGCTAATCAACGCCCTGAACTTCAGCAGGTACGTACGACGTTTGATATTTCAGTGCCTCAGTATCACATTGAATTGGACCGCCAAAAGGCGAAGGCCCTTGGCGTGGCAATTGGCGATGTGTACGCCGCGTTGCAGGCCACGTTTGGCGCGTATTATGTGAATGATTTCAATCTTTTTGGACGTACCTATAAAGTCAACCTTCAATCGGAGGCTTCGTACCGTGAAAGCCCAGAAGATTTATCCAATGTCTTTGTGCGCGCCTCTGGAGGCGAGCTCATCCCATTGGGCGCTCTTGTAAGTTATGAGCGTATTATTGGGCCAGATGTGGTCGAGCGGTTTAACGCCTTTCCTGCGGCTAAAATGATGGGCGACCCTGCACCTGGGTTTACTTCGGGGGACGCGTTACATGCCATTGAAGCAGTGACCAAAGAGGTTTTGCCGGAGGGTTACACGGTGGGATGGATTGGGACATCGTACCAAGAAAAAGAGATGGAAGGCACAGGTTCATTGGCCTTTTTGTTTGGTGCCGTGTTTATCTTTTTGATTTTAGCGGCGCAGTATGAGCGCTGGCTCATGCCTTTAGCGGTCGTAAGTTCGGTCCCTTTTGCCGTGCTTGGGGCGATTGCTGCAGTGTATCTTCGTGGGCTAGATAACGACATTTATTTCCAGATTGGTCTTTTGGTCTTGATGGGCCTTTCGGCTAAAAATGCCATTTTGATTGTAGAGTTTGCGATGCAGGCTCAAGAAAAAGGAAAAAGTATTTACGAGGCGACCCTAGAGGCTGCAAAACTACGCTTTAGACCCATTGTCATGACCTCTTTGGCCTTTACTATTGGAGTTGTGCCGTTGGCCATAAGTACGGGCGCAGGCGCGGCGAGTCGCCATGCCATCGGAACAGGGGTCATTGGCGGGATGATTTTGGCAACGACGGTCGCTCTTTTCTTTATCCCGCTCTTTTACAGCTGGTTGGCAAAACTTAATGAGCGATTTACCGCAAAAAAAGGAGACAAACATGAAGTGGCATAG